In Pseudonocardia sp. C8, one genomic interval encodes:
- a CDS encoding plasmid stabilization protein, whose product MPQQAWSDKRERQYEHIKEQTEERGSSEKRAKEIAARTVNKERAQEGESRQASKASTKDVSPGHRGGKRSGRREGPKGETKQQLYDDAKRAGIQGRSSMNKDELRRALGYSRS is encoded by the coding sequence GTGCCGCAGCAGGCGTGGAGCGACAAGCGGGAACGACAGTACGAGCACATCAAGGAGCAGACCGAGGAGCGGGGAAGCTCCGAGAAGCGCGCGAAGGAGATCGCGGCGCGGACGGTGAACAAGGAGCGCGCCCAGGAGGGCGAGTCGCGGCAGGCGAGCAAGGCGTCCACGAAGGACGTCTCGCCCGGCCACCGCGGCGGCAAGCGCTCCGGTCGCCGGGAGGGGCCCAAGGGCGAGACCAAGCAGCAGCTCTACGACGACGCGAAGCGCGCCGGCATCCAGGGCCGCTCCTCGATGAACAAGGACGAGCTCCGGAGGGCCCTCGGGTACTCACGGTCCTGA
- a CDS encoding dodecin, whose amino-acid sequence MAHTYRVTEIVGSSTEGVDAAIRSGIAAASRTLRHLDWAEVTQIRLHLDEGSVEHFQVGMKVGFRVEEEE is encoded by the coding sequence ATGGCGCACACATATCGCGTGACCGAGATCGTCGGCTCCTCCACCGAGGGCGTCGACGCGGCCATCCGCAGCGGCATCGCGGCCGCGTCGAGGACGCTGCGGCACCTCGACTGGGCGGAGGTGACCCAGATCCGCCTGCATCTCGACGAGGGCTCGGTCGAGCACTTCCAGGTCGGCATGAAGGTGGGCTTCCGGGTCGAAGAAGAAGAATGA
- a CDS encoding ATP-dependent Clp protease ATP-binding subunit — MPQDPFRDAFGPLEPLLGRLFESLGDLDEPFADADRRPPGARGTRGLDRFGRDLTADAAAGRLDPVIGRDAEIDTALEVLGRRTKNNPVLVGDPGVGKTAIAEGIAGRLAAGDVPAALRGVRMIALDLAGMVAGTKYRGEFEERLTAVIDEVVAAEGRIVVFVDELHLVVGAGGAADGGAMDAGSILKPALARGTLRLVGATTTEDYRRYIERDTALERRFEPVAVPEPTEARTVEILRGLRDRYERHHGVRLTDGALDAAVALSARYVPDRFLPDKAIDLVDRAAARAGLRSSGTTTHRIDELRRARDVAVDSEDFERAAMLTRELDRLGAITGAADARPVITADDVAEIVSRRTGIPLARLGTDERDRLLRLEEHLHARVVGQDEAVEAVADAVRAGRAGLGHPDRPVGSFLFLGPSGVGKTELARALAETLFGSPDRIVRLDMSEYADRASVTRLIGAPPGYIGHDDGGRLTEAVRRTPYCVLLLDEIEKAHVEVTSTLLGVLDAGRLTDARGRTVDFRHTIVIMTSNLGSDRVLAAAAAGTPLDDVREPLLALARMHFRPEFLNRIDEVVLFAPLAADQLRRITAMMLAETGTRLRAQGITLRADDDAVDLLARRGHRPEHGARPLRRTIGREVGRRLSRSLLAGELRAGDTVRLTVAGEELRIRPER, encoded by the coding sequence ATGCCCCAGGACCCGTTCCGCGACGCGTTCGGCCCGCTGGAACCGCTGCTCGGGCGGCTGTTCGAGTCCCTGGGTGACCTCGACGAGCCGTTCGCCGACGCCGACCGGCGCCCGCCCGGCGCCCGCGGCACCCGCGGGCTGGACCGGTTCGGCCGCGACCTGACCGCGGACGCGGCCGCCGGCCGGCTGGACCCGGTGATCGGGCGGGACGCCGAGATCGACACCGCGCTCGAGGTGCTGGGCCGCCGCACCAAGAACAACCCGGTGCTGGTCGGGGACCCGGGCGTGGGCAAGACCGCGATCGCCGAGGGCATCGCCGGGCGGCTCGCCGCCGGTGACGTGCCCGCGGCGCTGCGCGGCGTGCGGATGATCGCGCTGGACCTGGCCGGGATGGTGGCGGGCACCAAGTACCGCGGCGAGTTCGAGGAGCGGCTCACCGCCGTCATCGACGAGGTGGTCGCCGCCGAGGGCCGGATCGTGGTGTTCGTCGACGAGCTGCACCTGGTCGTCGGCGCCGGCGGTGCGGCCGACGGCGGCGCGATGGACGCCGGGTCGATCCTCAAGCCGGCGCTGGCCCGCGGCACGCTGCGGCTGGTCGGGGCCACCACCACCGAGGACTACCGCCGCTACATCGAGCGCGACACCGCGCTGGAACGGCGGTTCGAACCGGTGGCGGTGCCCGAGCCGACCGAGGCCCGGACCGTCGAGATCCTGCGCGGCCTGCGCGACCGCTACGAGCGCCACCACGGCGTCCGGCTCACCGACGGCGCGCTGGACGCGGCGGTCGCGCTGTCGGCGCGCTACGTCCCGGACCGGTTCCTGCCGGACAAGGCGATCGACCTGGTCGACCGGGCCGCTGCCCGGGCCGGGCTGCGGTCCTCCGGCACGACCACCCACCGGATCGACGAGCTGCGCCGGGCCCGTGACGTCGCCGTCGACTCCGAGGACTTCGAGCGGGCCGCGATGCTCACCCGCGAGCTGGACCGGCTCGGGGCCATCACCGGCGCGGCGGACGCCCGACCGGTGATCACCGCCGACGACGTCGCCGAGATCGTCTCCCGGCGCACCGGCATCCCGCTCGCCCGGCTCGGCACCGACGAGCGCGACCGGCTGCTGCGCCTGGAGGAGCACCTGCACGCGCGGGTCGTCGGGCAGGACGAGGCGGTGGAGGCCGTCGCGGACGCCGTCCGGGCCGGCCGGGCCGGGCTGGGGCACCCGGACCGACCGGTCGGCTCGTTCCTGTTCCTCGGGCCCAGCGGGGTCGGCAAGACCGAGCTGGCCCGGGCGCTGGCCGAGACCCTGTTCGGCTCCCCGGACCGGATCGTCCGCCTCGACATGAGCGAGTACGCCGACCGCGCGTCGGTGACCCGGCTGATCGGTGCCCCACCCGGCTACATCGGGCACGACGACGGCGGGCGGCTCACCGAGGCCGTGCGGCGCACCCCGTACTGCGTGCTGCTGCTCGACGAGATCGAGAAGGCGCACGTCGAGGTCACCTCGACGCTGCTCGGGGTGCTGGACGCGGGCCGGCTGACCGACGCGCGCGGCCGCACCGTCGACTTCCGGCACACCATCGTGATCATGACCAGCAACCTGGGGTCGGACCGGGTGCTGGCCGCCGCGGCGGCGGGTACCCCGCTCGACGACGTCCGGGAGCCGCTGCTGGCCCTGGCGCGCATGCACTTCCGGCCCGAGTTCCTCAACCGGATCGACGAGGTCGTGCTGTTCGCGCCGCTCGCCGCGGACCAGCTGCGCCGCATCACCGCGATGATGCTGGCCGAGACCGGCACGCGACTGCGGGCGCAGGGCATCACGCTGCGCGCCGACGACGACGCCGTCGACCTGCTCGCCCGGCGCGGGCACCGCCCCGAGCACGGGGCCCGGCCGCTGCGCCGCACGATCGGTCGCGAGGTGGGGCGCCGGCTGTCCCGCTCGCTGCTGGCGGGGGAGCTACGGGCCGGGGACACGGTGCGGCTCACCGTCGCCGGGGAGGAGCTGCGGATCCGGCCGGAGCGGTAG
- a CDS encoding DUF1918 domain-containing protein gives MQATVGDHIVVESATLGKPARLGEVVAVLGDGGGPPYRVRWDDGTESLYCPGPDAHLNAAAEESSGA, from the coding sequence ATGCAGGCAACCGTGGGTGATCACATCGTCGTCGAGTCGGCGACCCTCGGCAAGCCCGCCCGGCTCGGCGAGGTCGTCGCCGTCCTGGGCGACGGGGGAGGCCCGCCGTACCGCGTGCGGTGGGACGACGGCACCGAGTCGCTCTACTGCCCGGGGCCGGACGCCCATCTCAACGCCGCGGCCGAGGAGAGCAGCGGGGCCTGA
- a CDS encoding LLM class flavin-dependent oxidoreductase — MSSIVPHWFLPTSGDGRTVVARRHADRGEAGETTRAADIGYLAQIARAAEAQGFHGVLTPTGTFCEDSWLTTAALLRETRTLRYLVAFRPGVLSPTLAAQMAATYQRISGGRLLLNIVTGGDAVEQERFGDHLDHDARYARTDEFLAVLRGAWSGAPFDFAGAHYDVRGATTLAAPDPEPPIYFGGSSDAALPVAARHADVYLTWGEPPDAVAEKVGRVRKLAEDLGRSPRFGIRLHVITRDTADEAWAQAQRLLDALDPAEIERAQSVLRSSQSVGQRRMLDLHGGSRDDLVVAPNLWAGIGLVRGGAGTALVGSHAEVADRIAEYHALGIEEFVLSGYPHLEEAYRVGEGLLPELRRRGLLRPAGSPGGGSGP, encoded by the coding sequence GTGAGCAGCATCGTCCCGCACTGGTTCCTGCCGACCTCCGGCGACGGCCGCACCGTCGTCGCGCGCCGGCACGCCGACCGCGGCGAGGCCGGCGAGACCACCCGCGCGGCGGACATCGGCTACCTCGCCCAGATCGCCCGCGCCGCCGAGGCGCAGGGCTTCCACGGCGTGCTGACGCCGACCGGCACGTTCTGCGAGGACTCGTGGCTGACGACGGCGGCACTGCTGCGCGAGACCCGCACGCTGCGCTACCTCGTGGCGTTCCGGCCCGGGGTGCTCTCCCCCACCCTCGCGGCCCAGATGGCAGCCACCTACCAGCGGATCTCCGGCGGGCGGCTGCTGCTCAACATCGTGACCGGCGGGGACGCCGTGGAGCAGGAGCGGTTCGGCGACCACCTCGACCACGACGCGCGCTACGCCCGCACCGACGAGTTCCTCGCGGTGCTGCGCGGAGCCTGGTCCGGGGCGCCGTTCGACTTCGCCGGAGCGCACTACGATGTGCGGGGCGCGACCACCCTCGCCGCACCCGACCCGGAACCCCCGATCTACTTCGGCGGTTCCTCGGACGCGGCGCTCCCGGTCGCGGCCCGGCACGCCGACGTCTACCTGACCTGGGGCGAACCGCCCGACGCGGTCGCCGAGAAGGTCGGCCGGGTGCGCAAGCTCGCCGAGGACCTCGGGCGCAGCCCACGGTTCGGCATCCGGCTGCACGTCATCACCCGGGACACCGCGGACGAGGCGTGGGCCCAGGCGCAGCGGCTGCTCGACGCCCTCGACCCGGCCGAGATCGAGCGGGCCCAGTCCGTGCTGCGCTCCAGCCAGTCGGTCGGGCAGCGGCGGATGCTGGATCTGCACGGCGGCTCGCGCGACGACCTCGTCGTCGCACCGAACCTGTGGGCCGGGATCGGCCTGGTCCGCGGCGGCGCGGGCACCGCGCTCGTCGGATCGCACGCGGAGGTCGCCGACCGCATCGCCGAGTACCACGCGCTCGGGATCGAGGAGTTCGTCCTCTCCGGATACCCGCACCTCGAGGAGGCCTACCGGGTCGGCGAGGGCCTGCTGCCCGAGCTGCGGCGCCGGGGGCTCCTCCGGCCGGCCGGGTCGCCCGGCGGCGGGTCAGGACCGTGA
- a CDS encoding aldehyde dehydrogenase — MTLTDRTPQDRTEPGDRPILDPRTGEVVGRLTPATPVECAAAVAAARAAAPGWARTPAAERGAALHAAAAAVREAADELAEMTERETGKPLADARGGVEAGIGTLVQYAELGPLHRGRTLQGSWDATDLMVPEPRGVVAVLTPWNDPVAVAAGLLGAALATGNTVVHKPSERCPATGRRFAELVAAHLPPDVLRVVDGDGTVGARLAGADVDVVAHVGGTATGREIRRTCAATGAHVLLENGGNDPLVVDAGVDPGWAAEQAALGAFANSGQICVSVERVHVHADLAGPFLDALTVQARTWADRIGPMVDRDLRETVHRQVTDAVAAGARLRAGGTLPGGPGAYYPPTVLEGCTPELAVFAEETFGPVAPVRVVPDFATGLAEAADDRHGLAATVLTADMEHAQQAWRSLPVGSVKVNSVFGGAPGGAAQPRRASGQGFGYGPELLDEMTTVKVVHLGRPVT, encoded by the coding sequence GTGACACTCACCGACCGCACCCCGCAGGACCGCACCGAGCCCGGCGACCGCCCGATCCTCGACCCCCGCACCGGCGAGGTCGTCGGACGGCTGACCCCGGCGACGCCCGTCGAGTGCGCGGCGGCCGTCGCCGCGGCCCGGGCGGCGGCGCCCGGCTGGGCCCGCACCCCGGCCGCGGAGCGGGGCGCCGCCCTGCACGCCGCGGCCGCCGCGGTGCGGGAGGCCGCCGACGAGCTCGCCGAGATGACCGAGCGCGAGACCGGGAAGCCGCTCGCCGACGCGCGGGGCGGGGTCGAGGCCGGGATCGGCACGCTCGTGCAGTACGCCGAGCTCGGCCCGCTGCACCGCGGACGCACCCTGCAGGGGAGCTGGGACGCCACCGACCTGATGGTGCCCGAGCCCCGCGGCGTGGTGGCCGTGCTGACGCCGTGGAACGACCCGGTCGCGGTCGCGGCCGGTCTCCTCGGTGCGGCGCTGGCCACCGGCAACACCGTGGTGCACAAGCCCAGCGAGCGGTGCCCGGCCACCGGGCGGCGGTTCGCCGAGCTGGTCGCGGCGCACCTGCCACCGGACGTCCTGCGCGTCGTCGACGGCGACGGCACGGTCGGGGCCCGCCTCGCCGGGGCCGACGTCGACGTCGTCGCCCACGTGGGCGGCACCGCCACCGGCCGGGAGATCCGCCGGACCTGTGCCGCCACCGGTGCGCACGTGCTGCTCGAGAACGGCGGCAACGACCCGCTCGTCGTCGACGCCGGCGTCGACCCCGGCTGGGCGGCCGAGCAGGCCGCGCTGGGCGCCTTCGCCAACTCCGGGCAGATCTGCGTGTCCGTCGAGCGGGTCCACGTCCACGCGGATCTGGCGGGGCCGTTCCTCGACGCGCTGACCGTGCAGGCCCGCACCTGGGCGGACCGGATCGGGCCGATGGTCGACCGGGACCTGCGGGAGACCGTCCACCGGCAGGTCACCGACGCCGTGGCGGCCGGCGCAAGGCTGCGTGCCGGCGGCACGCTGCCCGGCGGACCCGGCGCGTACTACCCGCCGACCGTCCTGGAGGGCTGCACCCCGGAGCTGGCCGTGTTCGCCGAGGAGACCTTCGGCCCGGTCGCGCCGGTGCGGGTGGTCCCGGACTTCGCGACCGGGCTGGCCGAGGCCGCCGACGACCGGCACGGGCTGGCCGCGACCGTTCTGACCGCCGACATGGAGCACGCCCAGCAGGCGTGGCGGTCGCTGCCGGTCGGGTCGGTGAAGGTCAACTCGGTGTTCGGCGGCGCCCCCGGCGGGGCGGCGCAGCCGCGGCGGGCGAGCGGGCAGGGTTTCGGCTACGGGCCGGAGCTGCTCGACGAGATGACCACGGTGAAGGTCGTGCACCTGGGCCGGCCGGTGACATGA
- a CDS encoding CinA family protein, with protein sequence MNQDMTQDAHDPALDDLAASVARRASARGCTVAVAESLTGGMVAAALARAEGASEWFRGGIVAYASEVKYGLLDVPDGPVVSRPAARAMARRARELLGAGLVVAVTGSGGPDPQDGESPGTVFVAVAGEPGGDDVFRLDLDGTPAEICTSAAAEVLRVLATRLGPSP encoded by the coding sequence ATGAACCAGGACATGACCCAGGACGCGCACGACCCGGCCCTCGACGACCTCGCCGCGTCGGTCGCCCGGCGGGCGAGCGCCCGGGGGTGCACGGTCGCCGTCGCCGAGTCGCTGACCGGGGGCATGGTCGCGGCCGCGCTGGCCCGCGCCGAGGGCGCCTCGGAGTGGTTCCGCGGCGGGATCGTCGCCTACGCCAGCGAGGTCAAGTACGGCCTGCTCGACGTGCCCGACGGCCCGGTCGTGAGCCGGCCCGCGGCGCGGGCGATGGCCCGGCGGGCCCGCGAGCTGCTCGGCGCCGGGCTCGTCGTCGCGGTGACGGGCTCGGGCGGGCCGGACCCGCAGGACGGCGAGTCGCCGGGCACCGTGTTCGTCGCCGTCGCGGGGGAGCCCGGCGGGGACGACGTGTTCCGGCTCGACCTCGACGGCACGCCCGCGGAGATCTGCACCTCGGCGGCGGCCGAGGTGCTCCGGGTGCTCGCGACCCGGCTCGGGCCGAGCCCGTGA
- a CDS encoding DUF6328 family protein, which yields MTVTEPVIGSDHWNEQHRDEGPLCRADRNFIEILQELRVVLTGVQILFGFLLTASFTEQFAQLTPLQRGLFVSTLLAAALTSALLVAPVAAHRAVFRLGRKPALVHWAHRLTQCGLGSLAVTLVSGLGLVLDLAVGTPGALAGVAGFVVVLAGLWVIGPVRRLRREDGSASS from the coding sequence ATGACCGTCACCGAGCCCGTCATCGGCAGTGACCACTGGAACGAGCAGCACCGCGACGAGGGCCCGCTGTGCCGCGCCGACCGGAACTTCATCGAGATCCTGCAGGAGCTGCGGGTCGTGCTCACCGGCGTGCAGATCCTGTTCGGTTTCCTGCTCACGGCGTCGTTCACCGAGCAGTTCGCCCAGCTGACCCCGCTGCAGCGCGGGTTGTTCGTCAGCACGCTCCTCGCGGCCGCGCTGACGTCCGCGCTGCTGGTCGCGCCGGTGGCGGCGCACCGCGCGGTGTTCCGACTCGGCCGCAAGCCCGCGCTGGTGCACTGGGCGCACCGGCTCACCCAGTGCGGGTTGGGCAGCCTGGCCGTCACCCTGGTGTCCGGGCTGGGCCTGGTGCTCGACCTGGCCGTCGGCACGCCCGGCGCCCTCGCCGGCGTGGCCGGCTTCGTGGTCGTGCTGGCGGGGCTGTGGGTGATCGGACCGGTGCGCCGGCTGCGCCGGGAGGACGGCTCAGCGTCCTCGTAG